AGGCGTTCGCTCGGTGTCGCGCCCGGGCCCAGGGGTGGCGGACCAAACATGAAGCCGCGCTGAAATTCAGATTCAGAGTCGCTCAGGAGGGTCATCATGAGGCCGGCCCTGCTCCCGAAGCGACGGAACACGGTTCCCTTGCCAACGTGGGCTTTGCAGGCAAGCGCGTCCATAGTGAGTGCTTCCACTCCGAACTCGTCAACCAGCTCGCGGGCAGCGCAGATCAACCGCTCGCGATTCCGGGCGGCGTCGCTGCGCTCATGCGGCGGACCGAAGGGCACGTCCGGCTGGATTGGGATCGAGCTCACAAAAAACATTCTAGACCCGGGAATAGAAAGCGGACCGTGGTCCGTTTAGTATCAGTGAAGGTCCAAACGCTTACAAAGGAGACACCATGTCAAAGAGCACCGTTCTTGCCCTCGTCGGCAGCCTCCGCGCTGATTCCCACAACAAGAAGCTCGCCGAAGCCATCCAGCTGAACGCGCCGGAGAACGTAGACGTCCAGATCCACGATTCCTTGGGCACCATCCCGTTCTACAACGAGGACATCGACGTCGAAGGCCAGGTTCCCGCCGAAGCTGCAGCCCTGCGCGCTGCTGCATCCAACGCCGACACCCTTCTCCTCGTCACCCCCGAGCACAACGGCACCATGCCCGCATCGCTGAAGAACGCCATTGACTGGCTGTCCCGCCCGTACGGCGCAGGCGCCCTCAGCGGCAAGCCGACCGCCGTCGTCGGAACCGCTTTCGGCCAGTTCGGCGGAGTCTGGGCCCAGGACGAGGCCCGTAAGGCTGTTGGCATCGCCGGCGCCAAGGTCCTTGACGAGGTCAAGCTGGCTGTCCCGGGTTCCATGATCCGCTTCGCCGAACTGCACCCGAAGGATGACGCCGAGGTTGTTGAGCAGATCAAGGCCATCTTCGAGCCCCTGACTGCCGTTCAGGAAGAAGAAGCAGCAGCCTAGTTTTTCGCTATTCCTGCCCCCGCTCCGCGCCTGCGAATTCGCCGCGCGGGGTGGGGGCCTCCGCGTTAACGCTGCGTACTGGGGCGCAGCGTGATCAACTCTTGTCCGAACCGTCACCGTAGCGGCATTTTGCCGTAGGTCGCACCGGCTTACCGTTGAACTACAGGTGGACGGACAGGAGCGTGGGGCTGTCATGCGTGCCGGGCGGAGACCAGAAAGTACGACGGCGATCCCGGCTGCCTGCCTCGTTTTGAGCCTGTTGCTGGCCGGCTGCACTTCCGGCCCGGGTCCTTTGCCATCGCCCGGGGCTGCTTCGTCTGTTCCTGCAGCGGGACCATCAGGTTCGGTGAATGAAGACAATGCTGCGGAGGACGAATCTTCCGGTTCTCCGGCTGCGCCGTCAACCGAGGGCAGCACTGCGACTCGTCCAGATTCTCCAGCCCAGCCCTCCACCGGTTCGGGCGCTGGTAGCTCTGGCAGTTCTACCACGGGTACCCCTGGCATTGGGTCGGCCGAACCGCCTAAGCCACGTAACGCCGTCGAGCCTTTACCCAGCGCAACTCCAAACCCTTCACCCACACCCGTTGCTCCCGTGGCCCGGGCTGCGACCGTACCCCAGGAGGCCCTGAACCTGGGGCCGGCCGTGTACTACGTGGCAGTTGATGATGGCGGCGCCAGAGGTGTTCGATTCGGATGCAACGACAGCCTGGTGCCTGTCCGCGGCGCCTTGGCCCCCGGTGACCCTTTGACGGTAGCGCTGAGCCGCCTGCTGGAAGCTGGCATGCCTTTGGACACGAGCGCCGGCCTCTACGATTCACTGGCTAATTCCTCGCTGCGCTTCGTATCCGGCTATGTCAGCGGAGCAACAGTGGTGGTGAATCTGGAGGGGACGCTGCGGCCCGGCGGAGTGTGCGATATCCCGCGCATCGAGGCGCAGCTGACGCACACAATAGTCTCCGCCAGCGGGGCATCCCGGGCCGAGATCTACGTCAATGGCAAGACGCTGGCTGAGGCGCTGAGCCAGCGATAGCCCGTTTGGGACTGATGCCTCAGTTTTGGACTCAAGCCGTCGCTATCGCCAGTACGCGCCGCAGTGCCCAGGCCACGCGGAGCAGCGCCAGCACCGACGCGAAGGTGAGAACGAGGACAACAGCCTCAGGGATCCAGAGCCCCCTGGGACCATCGCCCTCCAGCACAACAGTGACGAGGGCAGCCACCACCAGCAGGGCAAGCCCCGGGATAGCGAACAGGAACACCTCTCCAATTTGGCGACGATGCGAGGCGGTCAGCTTCTCCAAGGGAAGCTCGCGCTGCCCCGGCGCGGCCTTTTTGCCGAGCACGTTGATAAGCATGGAGACGCTGGTGAGTGTAAGGCCGGCTGTAGCGCCAGCCAACGTGGCGAGGGTCTGGAACAGTGTTCGGCGGGCACCTGAATCGACGCCCTCCAGCATCAATGGCTGCCTTGAGAGCAATGCCAGGCCAAGCCACAACAAGACGGCAACAACTGCCCACGCGTAATCTGCGGGCGGGTGCAGCAGAAACCACCGCCAAACCGGCCTGCGGCGACCGGTGCGCCCTACGTCAACCTCGTACAAGCTCATGTTCCGCGCTGCCTTCTGATTCCTCCGTCGGCTTGCCGCCCCCACGCTCCTCTTTTATTGCGGCCGCCAGGGCCTGCCGCACCGCGGCCACCCCTCCCGCGACGATGTCCGGCACCGAGCCGGAGTCCGCGGAGCCCTTGATTTCCGGGAGTGTCAGGGCGAAGAAGGCCTCGTTATCCCTGGCCTGTTTGCCGAGGATGGAGATGGCCTCAGCCGTGGACTTCCGGGGATCGTTGAACACATCAGGGTCTACTTCGATGTGCGAGATGAAACGCTCCTTCAGGAGATCGACAACCTCGCGGTCGCCGGTCAGGGAATCTTTGCCCTCGGCCACGACGTAGTCGAAGTGCTCAACGGATCCCGCCCTGCGGAACAGATCAATGAGTTGCTGGATTCGGTCCCGGATCCGTTGCTTGTCCTCGGCCCTTCCCGAACGGCCCACGCTGAGGGAAATCCGGAACGTTCCCTGGTTCATGAGGCGCGAGGCGCTGTCCAGGACGTCAGCCCACTCGCCTTCCATCAGCTTCCCCGAGAGGCGTTCAGCAGGAAGCGCGAACTCGAAGCGAGTCACCTCAAGCCTATTAAGGATCTCCTCGATATCCTCGCGGACCACCGGAACCAATCCCAGCCCAAGCCCCAACATGCCCTCCAGGTACTCCGCCATCCTGGAAGCCCGTGGGCCATTGCCGCTGGTCAACACGGCGATGACGTTCCGTTTCAGGAAGGCAAAGTAGGTGGTTTCCAGAAGATGGTCACCCGGCGCCAAGGGCAGCGGCTTGCGGCGTCCAAGCGCATCCCCCACGCTGGGCAGGTTGGTATCGCGAACCCGATCCAGGAGGATAACCGGATGCGGCGAAAGTGATGCACTTTGAGCAACCAACACCGTGCCATCCACGCTGACGAAGTGCCGGTCGGTCCCAGCCTCTTGTGCCTTCTTGAGTACCTCGGCTACCCGGCGCGCCGGAAACGGGCGCCGCAGATCATCGCCATTAAGTTGCTCAATGCGCCAGAACTGCACGCTGCGTCTTGCCATCCGCCCTCCCCTACTTGCGGCCCTTTGCTACTGATTCCAAGCTAATGGCGAGGTCAGACATTAATGCCGGGTTCCGCCGTCGTGCGCTTTATTCTGTCCGCAAACCGGGCGGCATCACGGCCTGTATTTGGGTCCCTGCGCGAAGAGCGCGTCCATCTCATCGTGGCTGCGCGTGCCCGCCAATCCTGCCCAGTTGCCGTCGCCCAGGATCTCCTTCGCCACCCGTGCCACCTTCGCGTAGGCAGCTTTCGCCGTGTTGCCACCGATGCTGATCCGCCGTATCCCGGCGTCGTGAAGTTCGAGCGGGGACGGTGCGCCTACCCCGGCTAGTGCATTAAGGGGCGCAGGGATCTTGCTGGAGAGTTCATGCAGGACGTGAAGGTCCAGGACTCCGGGAACGAAGATGCCGTCCGCGCCTGCCGTGAGGTAGGACTCGGCACGGCGCAGGGTTTCGTCGTAGGCGTCGTCCGGATACTGTCCCGACAGGTAAGTGTCCGTGCGGGCATTGATGAACAACGGGATCCCGCGCTCGTCCGCCACTGCGCGGATCAAGGCGATGCGCCGCGACTGTTCATTGATCTCCGTCAGTGGCTCAGCAGCCGAGTCCTCGATATTGATTCCTACCGCGCCTGTATCCAGCACTCCGTGCACGGTTGCCCTGAGTTCATCGTCCGTGCGCCCGTAGCCCGTTTCGATGTCTGCGGTCACCGGCAGGGTGGTTGCCCCTGCCACGCGCCCCAATGCCGCCATCGCCAGCCCCCACGGCACATGATCGCCGTCCCGGAAGCCCAGGCTCCAGGAAACCGCCGAACTGGAGGTGGCAATCGCCGTTGCGCCAGCCTCTTGAACAACGCGGGCAGAAGCAGCATCCCAGACGTTCACCAGGACGAGCGGTGTGGGCCCGGCGTCGTGAAGCTTGTGGAAGAGTTCGGCTTTGGTCACGGATCCCCTGTGCAGTGTCATAGCTACATTCCAGCCCCTAGCGTTCCCGGCGTAAAGGAAACCCGACAAACGCGGGCATTCTTGGAAACATATGTTGCCTCATTAGCAACCTTCAGGAGTATCCTGTCTCTGTGACCCACGAAACATTGGATGCCGGCACCAAGCTGCCCGCTGAAGCCATCGACGCCATTGAGCGGGCCGCCACGGCCGCCGCCCACCCGCACGAGGAATTGTTCTCCGCGCGGGCCGCCAATATCAAACAGTCCGCTGTACGCGACGTCTTCGATATCTCGATGCGGCCCGGCCTTGTCTCGCTCGCCGGCGGCAACCCCTACCTGCAGTCGCTGCCACTGGAAAAGCTTGGCCAGACCGCGGCCAGGATCATTTCCGAGGAGGGCATGACCGCACTCCAATACGGCGGAGGCCAGGGGACCGCGGAACTCCGCCAACAGATCTGCACGATCATGGCGGCCGAAGGCATCACGGACGCACAGCCAGAGAACATCGTGATCACGGCAGGTTCCCAGTCGGCACAGGATGTGGCCACCAAAGTCTTCTGCAATCCCGGCGATGTGGTCCTCGTTGAAAACCCCACCTACGTTGGGGCCCTGAATACTTTCGAGGCTTACCAAGTGCAGGTGGAGCCCATTGAAATGGACGACGACGGCCTGGTACCTGAGCTGCTCGAAGCCAGGATCGCCGCACTTCAGGCAGAGGGCAAAAGCATCAAGTTCCTCTACACGATCCCCAACTTCAACAACCCCTCGGGCATCACCCTGGCAGAAGCGCGCCGGCAACGAATCGTTGATATATGCCGCAATGCGAATATTATCGTCCTTGAGGACAATCCCTACGGCCTACTGCGGTTTGACGGCCATCCGATCGCGCCGATGCGGGCCGCGAATGCAGACGACGTTATCTACCTGGGGTCCTTCTCCAAGATCTTCGCGCCGGGTCTTCGCATCGGCTGGGCCCTGGTGCCCGCCCATCTGCAGCGTCGTTTCTACCTGGCCTCCGAAGCCGTCACGCTATGCCCACCCCCTCTGAACCAAATGCTTGTATCCGCATATCTGCGTGACTACGACTGGCGGGGGCAAATTGAAACCTATCGCGGCCTCTACGAAGAACGCTGCAAGGCCCTGCTCTCCGCCTTGGACGAATACATGCCAGCCGGGCTCTCGTGGACGCGCCCCGAGGGTGGGTTCTTCGTCTGGGTCACGCTTCCCCAAGGCGTGGACACCTACCCCTTGTTGAAAATGGCCATCGACGCAGGGGTTGTCTTCATCCCCGGCGCCGCATTCTCGCCGGCAGACGGACCCTCCAACAAGCTCCGCCTGGCCTTCAGCGCTGTACCGCCGGATACGATTGCCGAAGGCGTACGCCGTCTGGCCCCTGTTCTGGCAGAGGCCATCAAAGCCACCACTGAAGGAGCAGCACTATGACCGGGGTTGTCATTGTAGGAGTAGACGGCAGCGAGACGGCGATGAGGGCGGCCAAGGCCGCCCAGCAACTGGCCATCGGGATTGGCGCCAGTCTTCGCGTGGTGAGCGCTTTCGATAGCAACAAGACCGAGGTAGTTGAGATCGGGACGGACAAATGGATCGTGTCCGACGCCGCCGAAGCCGAGGCTGTGGCCCGCACCGTGGCGGAGCGCCTGACTGACGAGCGTCTGGAGGTAACGTACTCAGCCGCCCGTGGCAAGCCCGGCGAAGCCTTGGTCAAGGAAGCAGAAATGCTCGATGCCCGGCTGATCGTGGTGGGCAACAGGCGGATGCAAGGCCTTGGCCGGGTCCTCGGAAGCGTTGCCAACACGGTGGCCCACAATGCTCCTTGCGATGTCTACATCGCCAAGACCGACCAACCGTAAGCGATCTGAATCACGCCGCCGGGTGGGGAGCCTCACCCGGCATTTGGCGTGATTTCGCCCTGCCCTCTGAAGTCATCGTTATAAAATTGAGATGCCCCCAATGGCGTGAGCCATCCTCCATCAACTGACTTCAGGGGACTTTCTCTTGCTTACTTTGCAGCCGCGCCAGCGCGTCGGACACGACATCCTGCTTGCCCGCCACGGCAACAGCATCAGCACGATGCGTTTTGACCGCGCCAACGACCGCATCATCGCGATGCTCGACGACGGCTCCTGGGACAGCGCCCCCAATATGATTTCCCCGAGCCTGAACATGCCGGAGACTTTCGGAAGCATCATGCGTAAGGACTGGCGCTTCCTCTCCCTTGCCTGCGTCGCAATGATCACCTTCGCGGCCATGGCCATGGGCATCAGCGTGGAGATGGCAAACCACATGTCCACCACGGAACTTCAGGCATTGCTGGTTAACTACCCCGCGTTCTAGGCAAGGCAGCAAACCGTTCCAGGCCGGCACCAAACCGTTCCAGGCAGGGCACCAAACCGTTCCAGGCAGGGCACCAAACAGCGGCCCCTCAGAGCATCCATTCCCGCAGCAGCCACCAGAAGCCTGCGATGAAGATGCCGCCGAACAAGGAACCTGCAACAACCTGCCCGAGCGTGTGGGCGCGCAGCACGACCCGCGACCATCCCACCGCCGGCACTATGACCAGCAAAGGCAGCCAGGCCGGCCCGAACATCAACGCCACAATGACCGCAGCTGCGGCGATGGCCGACGCGTGACCACTCATTTTCCAAAAAGCGCTCACCACCGCCAGGACGGCAATGCCTCCGATCAGGGCGATGATCATCAGTGAAACGCTCACCGGACCCTTGATCAGCTGCAGCACCGCGAGGCCTGCCAGCACAGAAATCAATGCAAGCAGCAGCAGCGCGGGCCGCTGCCGGCGGTCGCTGACATGATGATCCGTGATCCTGCCCAGCTTTATCATCACCAGCACGTACGCCAACGGCAGGATGCAGACGAACAGTGCCCCCAGCAGCCCGAAGCCCATGGACCCGGGAAAGCCGGGTTCGATAGCCGGGCTGATTAACAGCAGTGCCGTCACTACGATGGGCGGCTGGAAGGCCTCCGTCAGAACCCTGGCAACCGTGCGCCAAGGTCCTGACAACATCCGGGCAGGCACGTGACCGGGTTTGTCGGCCGCCACGTCGGTGTTCGGCCTTGCGGCCAGGCGGGCAGTCGACGTCCGATCAGTCAAGCAACAATGCCGGTTCTTCAAGAATGGCGGCGACATCAGCCATGAAGCGTGCCGAGAGGTCGCCGTCGACGACGCGGTGGTCAAACGAACCACCCAAGGTGGTGATCCACCGCGGAATCACTTCCCCGTCCAGGACCCAGGGCTTCTGCTTGATGGTTCCGAACGCAATAATGGCAACCTCGCCCGGATTAATGATGGGCGTACCCGTGTCAATGCCGAGGGCGCCGACGTTGGTGATGGTCAGGCTACCGCCCTGCATCTCGGCCGGCTGCGTCTTGCCCGCCCGGGCCTTGGTGGCGAGATCGTTCAGGGCAAGGGCCAACTCCTTGAGGGAGAGGTCCTGGGCGTCCTTGATGTTGGGCACCATCAAGCCACGCGGTGTCGCAGCCGCAATGCCCAGGTTCATGAAGTGCTTGATCTGGATCTCTGCACCGCCATTGCCATCAGCGTTGTCCACCCATGTGGCGTTGACACTGGGGTTCCGCGCCGCAGCCCAGATGACAGCCTTGGCCAAAATAAGCAGCGGGGACACCTTGATCCCCTCGAAGTCCCGCGAAACCTTCAGCCGCTTGACGAACTCCATGGTCCGGCTCGCATCCACATCAACAAAGATGCTGACGTGCGGTGCCGTGAACGCGGATTCCACCATGGCCTTGGCAGTTGCTTTACGCACTCCCTTCACAGGAACGCGCTCGATCCTCTGATCCTGCGGCTTCTTTGAAGCACCCCAGAAAGACTCCGCCTGGTCAAGTTCAGCATCCCGCTGCGCCTGGTAGCTGACCAGGTCCTCGCGGGTTACCTCGCCGCGCTGTCCCGTGGCCACGACGTCGGCAAGGTCAATGCCGAGATCCCGGGCGAACTTGCGCACTGGCGGCTTCGCCAGGACTTTGTTGACGAGGCCGCTGATGGTACCGCTGATCGCGGCACCGCGCGATGCTGCGCTCTGTGGCGCAGAAACTCCCGGCGCTGTTGCTTCCGGCGTTTGGGTGACCGGCGTTTCAGTGACCGGCGTTTGGGTGACGGGCGCGACGGCGGCGCGTGCCGGCGTCGGGCGGTGAGGCCCCGGCGTCTGGGCTGCCTGGGCGGCCAGAACCGCTTGGTGGTCCTGAACTGTCCCTTCGGCACTTTCGGCGACCGTAACTGCCTCGACCGCCGCGCCGGTCGGACGCTTACGCGCGCGGCGCTTCACGGCGTCGGCCTTGGGGCCGGAGCCCACGAGCGGTCCGCCTGCCGGCCCATTCTCACCGCTGTCCGTATCAACAGGAAGCTTGCCGTAGAGGGGAGCTTCGACCGCGGGAGCAGCCGTCGGAGCCTGGGACGCGGGCGATGCATCCCCGGGCTGATTGTCCGAAACGGCAATAATGGCAGTGCCGACCTCCACCGTGATGCCTTCTTCGACCAACAACTCGGTTACCGTGCCGGCGAAGGGCGAAGGAAGCTCAACGAGCGATTTGGCTGTCTCGATCTCGCACAGGACATCGTTGATGGCAACGGTGTCGCCGGGCTTGACCTTCCAAGCCACTACCTCGGCCTCGGTCAGGCCTTCGCCGACGTCCGGCAAGTTGAATTTCTTTACAGTCACAGTGGTCCTCGATTTCCGTCTGCCCGGCTGTGAAGCTGGACTGGATCAGGGCGGTTTAGTAAGCCAGGGAGCGGTCGAGCGCTTCGAGGATCTTGTCGATGTCCGGCAAGTAGTCCTCTTCAACCTTGGCCACGGGATACGGCATGTGGAAACCGCCAACGCGGATCACCGGGGCTTCAAGGTGAAGGAAAGCCCGCTCGCTGATGCGGGCGGCAATCTCTCCACCGATACCGCCGAAGGTGGGGGCTTCGTGGGCGACGATCAGACGGCCGGTCTTCTTGACCGATGCCTCAACCGTGTCAAAGTCCAAAGGCGAGATCGAGCGGAGGTCGATGACCTCAATGCTACGTCCATCCTCGATGGCGGCGTCTGCAGCAGCGAGTGCAACCGGAACCAGCGGCCCGTAAGCCACAATCGTGGCGTCAGTACCTTCGCGGACCACATGAGCCTTGAATGGGCCCTCGGATAGACCCGCGTTCTCGACATCCACCTCGCCCTTGAGCCAGTAACGGCGCTTGGGCTCGAAGAAGATCACGGGGTCCTGGCACTCAATGGCTTTCTGGATCATCCAGTAAGCGT
This window of the Arthrobacter sp. StoSoilB5 genome carries:
- a CDS encoding phosphatase PAP2 family protein — translated: MSGPWRTVARVLTEAFQPPIVVTALLLISPAIEPGFPGSMGFGLLGALFVCILPLAYVLVMIKLGRITDHHVSDRRQRPALLLLALISVLAGLAVLQLIKGPVSVSLMIIALIGGIAVLAVVSAFWKMSGHASAIAAAAVIVALMFGPAWLPLLVIVPAVGWSRVVLRAHTLGQVVAGSLFGGIFIAGFWWLLREWML
- a CDS encoding PLP-dependent aminotransferase family protein, with amino-acid sequence MTHETLDAGTKLPAEAIDAIERAATAAAHPHEELFSARAANIKQSAVRDVFDISMRPGLVSLAGGNPYLQSLPLEKLGQTAARIISEEGMTALQYGGGQGTAELRQQICTIMAAEGITDAQPENIVITAGSQSAQDVATKVFCNPGDVVLVENPTYVGALNTFEAYQVQVEPIEMDDDGLVPELLEARIAALQAEGKSIKFLYTIPNFNNPSGITLAEARRQRIVDICRNANIIVLEDNPYGLLRFDGHPIAPMRAANADDVIYLGSFSKIFAPGLRIGWALVPAHLQRRFYLASEAVTLCPPPLNQMLVSAYLRDYDWRGQIETYRGLYEERCKALLSALDEYMPAGLSWTRPEGGFFVWVTLPQGVDTYPLLKMAIDAGVVFIPGAAFSPADGPSNKLRLAFSAVPPDTIAEGVRRLAPVLAEAIKATTEGAAL
- a CDS encoding universal stress protein, which encodes MTGVVIVGVDGSETAMRAAKAAQQLAIGIGASLRVVSAFDSNKTEVVEIGTDKWIVSDAAEAEAVARTVAERLTDERLEVTYSAARGKPGEALVKEAEMLDARLIVVGNRRMQGLGRVLGSVANTVAHNAPCDVYIAKTDQP
- a CDS encoding NAD(P)H-dependent oxidoreductase, with translation MSKSTVLALVGSLRADSHNKKLAEAIQLNAPENVDVQIHDSLGTIPFYNEDIDVEGQVPAEAAALRAAASNADTLLLVTPEHNGTMPASLKNAIDWLSRPYGAGALSGKPTAVVGTAFGQFGGVWAQDEARKAVGIAGAKVLDEVKLAVPGSMIRFAELHPKDDAEVVEQIKAIFEPLTAVQEEEAAA
- a CDS encoding GerMN domain-containing protein; the encoded protein is MNEDNAAEDESSGSPAAPSTEGSTATRPDSPAQPSTGSGAGSSGSSTTGTPGIGSAEPPKPRNAVEPLPSATPNPSPTPVAPVARAATVPQEALNLGPAVYYVAVDDGGARGVRFGCNDSLVPVRGALAPGDPLTVALSRLLEAGMPLDTSAGLYDSLANSSLRFVSGYVSGATVVVNLEGTLRPGGVCDIPRIEAQLTHTIVSASGASRAEIYVNGKTLAEALSQR
- a CDS encoding isocitrate lyase/phosphoenolpyruvate mutase family protein; the encoded protein is MTLHRGSVTKAELFHKLHDAGPTPLVLVNVWDAASARVVQEAGATAIATSSSAVSWSLGFRDGDHVPWGLAMAALGRVAGATTLPVTADIETGYGRTDDELRATVHGVLDTGAVGINIEDSAAEPLTEINEQSRRIALIRAVADERGIPLFINARTDTYLSGQYPDDAYDETLRRAESYLTAGADGIFVPGVLDLHVLHELSSKIPAPLNALAGVGAPSPLELHDAGIRRISIGGNTAKAAYAKVARVAKEILGDGNWAGLAGTRSHDEMDALFAQGPKYRP
- a CDS encoding alpha-ketoacid dehydrogenase subunit beta, which encodes MATMTIAKAINEGLRASLKSNPKSLLMGEDIGHLGGVYRVTDGLIKEFGADRVVDSPLAESGIVGTAIGLALRGYAPVCEIQFDGFVYPAFNQITTQLAKIHARSHGRLTVPVVIRIPYGGGIGSIEHHSESPEALFAHTAGLRIISPSNAHDAYWMIQKAIECQDPVIFFEPKRRYWLKGEVDVENAGLSEGPFKAHVVREGTDATIVAYGPLVPVALAAADAAIEDGRSIEVIDLRSISPLDFDTVEASVKKTGRLIVAHEAPTFGGIGGEIAARISERAFLHLEAPVIRVGGFHMPYPVAKVEEDYLPDIDKILEALDRSLAY
- a CDS encoding dihydrolipoamide acetyltransferase family protein, coding for MTVKKFNLPDVGEGLTEAEVVAWKVKPGDTVAINDVLCEIETAKSLVELPSPFAGTVTELLVEEGITVEVGTAIIAVSDNQPGDASPASQAPTAAPAVEAPLYGKLPVDTDSGENGPAGGPLVGSGPKADAVKRRARKRPTGAAVEAVTVAESAEGTVQDHQAVLAAQAAQTPGPHRPTPARAAVAPVTQTPVTETPVTQTPEATAPGVSAPQSAASRGAAISGTISGLVNKVLAKPPVRKFARDLGIDLADVVATGQRGEVTREDLVSYQAQRDAELDQAESFWGASKKPQDQRIERVPVKGVRKATAKAMVESAFTAPHVSIFVDVDASRTMEFVKRLKVSRDFEGIKVSPLLILAKAVIWAAARNPSVNATWVDNADGNGGAEIQIKHFMNLGIAAATPRGLMVPNIKDAQDLSLKELALALNDLATKARAGKTQPAEMQGGSLTITNVGALGIDTGTPIINPGEVAIIAFGTIKQKPWVLDGEVIPRWITTLGGSFDHRVVDGDLSARFMADVAAILEEPALLLD
- a CDS encoding TetR/AcrR family transcriptional regulator, translating into MSSIPIQPDVPFGPPHERSDAARNRERLICAARELVDEFGVEALTMDALACKAHVGKGTVFRRFGSRAGLMMTLLSDSESEFQRGFMFGPPPLGPGATPSERLRAFGEGRIYFVLENGELLKAAATNARNRFDVPATVLAHRHIEVLLREAGIADPWVMAMSLLSALDPERIVNDVRVHGISPKRLTESWGELVSRLMRSS